The following proteins come from a genomic window of Pseudomonas sp. Z8(2022):
- a CDS encoding GNAT family N-acetyltransferase, whose protein sequence is MSSITWHCLHHRELDTATLYELLALRTRVFVVEQNCPYLETDGQDLVGDTCHLLARDGEVLVGYLRLLDPQRMGGEVVIGRVLIAEPARGTGLGHRLMEQALAECSQRWTGVPVYLSAQAHLQGYYGRYGFEAVTEVYLEDDIPHIGMRRAAMEPV, encoded by the coding sequence ATGTCGTCCATTACCTGGCATTGCCTGCATCACCGTGAACTCGATACCGCCACGCTGTATGAGCTGCTGGCACTGCGCACCCGGGTGTTCGTGGTGGAGCAGAACTGCCCCTACCTGGAAACCGATGGCCAGGATCTGGTTGGCGATACCTGCCACCTGCTGGCGCGTGATGGCGAGGTGCTGGTTGGCTATCTGCGTCTGCTCGACCCGCAGCGCATGGGCGGCGAGGTGGTGATTGGCCGTGTGCTGATCGCCGAGCCGGCGCGTGGTACAGGTCTGGGACACAGGCTGATGGAGCAGGCACTGGCCGAATGCAGCCAACGCTGGACGGGCGTGCCGGTCTACCTGTCTGCGCAGGCGCATCTGCAGGGTTACTACGGGCGTTATGGCTTCGAGGCGGTAACCGAGGTGTATCTGGAGGATGACATCCCGCATATCGGTATGCGCCGGGCCGCTATGGAACCGGTGTAG
- a CDS encoding tetratricopeptide repeat protein, with amino-acid sequence MMPMRHIPLLLLGLLTLPALAESSCETPAQCNQEGTAAYKAGRFEAAIESFERQLRRVEGEDESGFELALNNLMLANLRAGDAGMARAWLQVALDRNLSGSATRHNLAKVTQALDYRALSAGPVGRYLRYSGQAVWSELRISEIPEGGYQASFAPLRAGARVEEYGPAAIGELDGKLVGDGVQMRLENAGLGAQCAVQLLREGIAVQVLEVFTDGCQEYGGMGISVAGDYIKVR; translated from the coding sequence ATGATGCCTATGCGCCACATTCCCCTCCTTCTGCTCGGCCTGCTCACCCTCCCGGCGCTGGCCGAATCGTCATGCGAGACGCCGGCGCAGTGCAACCAGGAGGGCACGGCCGCCTACAAGGCCGGACGTTTCGAGGCGGCCATCGAGTCCTTTGAACGCCAGTTGCGCCGTGTCGAGGGTGAGGATGAAAGCGGTTTCGAGCTGGCCCTGAACAACCTCATGCTGGCCAACCTGCGCGCTGGCGACGCCGGCATGGCGCGCGCCTGGTTGCAGGTGGCGCTGGATCGCAACCTTTCCGGTTCGGCGACTCGCCACAACCTGGCCAAGGTCACCCAGGCGCTGGATTATCGGGCGCTGAGTGCCGGCCCGGTGGGCCGCTACCTGCGCTACAGCGGCCAGGCGGTGTGGAGCGAACTGCGGATCAGCGAGATTCCTGAAGGTGGTTATCAGGCCAGCTTCGCGCCGTTGCGCGCAGGGGCGCGGGTTGAGGAGTACGGCCCCGCGGCCATCGGTGAGCTGGACGGCAAGCTGGTTGGCGACGGCGTGCAGATGCGTCTGGAGAATGCCGGTCTGGGCGCCCAGTGTGCGGTGCAGCTGCTGCGCGAAGGCATCGCCGTGCAGGTACTGGAAGTGTTCACCGATGGCTGCCAGGAATACGGCGGCATGGGCATCAGTGTGGCGGGGGATTACATCAAGGTACGCTGA
- a CDS encoding acyl-CoA thioesterase yields MEAGTSQLTMTVLMTPDMANFSGNVHGGTLLKYLDEVAYACASRYAGCYVVTLSVDQVMFREPVHVGELVTFLASVNHTGRTSMEIGIKVITENIRERSVRHTNSCFFTMVAVDGQGRPAPVPPLQPDTPDGLRRQRQARQRRQIREELQQRYQALSEEKDA; encoded by the coding sequence ATGGAAGCCGGAACCTCGCAACTGACGATGACCGTACTGATGACTCCGGACATGGCCAACTTCTCCGGCAACGTCCACGGCGGCACGCTGCTCAAGTACCTCGACGAAGTGGCCTACGCCTGTGCCAGCCGCTACGCCGGCTGCTACGTGGTGACGCTGTCGGTGGATCAGGTGATGTTCCGCGAGCCGGTTCACGTCGGTGAGCTGGTCACCTTCCTCGCCTCGGTCAACCACACCGGGCGCACCTCGATGGAAATCGGCATCAAGGTGATCACCGAGAACATTCGCGAGCGCTCGGTACGCCATACCAACAGCTGCTTCTTCACCATGGTCGCGGTCGACGGGCAGGGCCGCCCGGCGCCCGTTCCGCCGCTGCAGCCGGATACGCCCGACGGTCTGCGCCGCCAGCGCCAGGCCAGGCAGCGCCGGCAGATTCGCGAGGAGCTGCAGCAGCGCTACCAGGCGCTGAGCGAGGAAAAAGACGCGTAA
- a CDS encoding autotransporter domain-containing protein, with product MNKVFRSIWNTATGTWVAAPETARSRSKGNRKVMGALVLSPALLAATTAQGAATCAGTVCTGTDPTDSYAIIAPLSGDHTFKGTMEVLLTDTSELRSGEHHLVQDSVKLVVGHDHAITGATVSLSNSAELNFRQSAVPSITPSNPAIAGGTFNFVDSTKLNADLSGAIGGGTFNLGGNSRSTATQGGAIDGAVLNLSGTAELQATTDPSAINNTIFSLADTSKVYIKANDAIANSSFTLNDSSVIEAEKSLKANLLELNDSSTLYLHGNAGTYTATSLTGNGGSIVNADNSTRAGLSLLGDGTDRTYSWAGTFDGNALEMTVMFKRGIWNFTGGSNDTTTLILEDKAQFTGYGTHGSMSALAGSTIAPGFNTLSVNNLDFEDGARYVVSARDDGTASKLEVRGQLELQVPLTIHVDAQSGAWSTEQSYDIITWSSKTGAYFSNSNVTANFAYLTPTVIEHGSSKKLELKLVRNSNSSGTFASQAQTPNQRAVANAVEALPSGHAVYNYVETLPAGAPPAAFNSLSGEAHASFLAGLPNITSHAYRLPLANLRNSLNAGLNPAAVTAQVGGTQGSSGLPAFGDKPAWVELVGNWQNVDGDSNAGSLDQNSVGVFAGYDNDIGNGWYLGGALGYTQTDADVGSRDSEADIHSYSATLYGGKAFALDVQRQLNVLGGLSYTYHDIDSERKVRALDQKLTAGYDAHTTQVFGEVGYLIGKPDGRYVEPFAGLTVSHLEVGSFKEKGGSAALKGDSDDDTQVVSSLGVRGQLPYEFGNFGATLRGSLAWQHAFGDEHMDATMRFVDGSHDFNVRGVSLERDTAVLGLGTQLNVSANAAVSLDYEGRYASGLREHSASLKAQWNF from the coding sequence GTGAACAAGGTGTTTAGGAGTATCTGGAACACGGCAACCGGCACCTGGGTGGCGGCGCCGGAAACCGCGCGGAGCAGGAGCAAGGGCAATCGGAAAGTCATGGGTGCGCTGGTGCTAAGCCCCGCCCTGCTGGCGGCCACAACCGCTCAGGGGGCCGCCACTTGCGCAGGCACCGTATGTACCGGCACCGACCCAACGGATTCCTACGCCATCATCGCTCCCTTGAGCGGCGATCACACCTTCAAGGGAACCATGGAAGTGCTCCTGACCGACACCAGCGAGCTGCGCAGCGGCGAGCATCACCTTGTTCAAGACTCGGTCAAGCTGGTAGTAGGACACGACCACGCAATCACGGGCGCGACCGTCAGCCTGTCCAACAGTGCCGAGCTGAACTTTCGCCAGTCGGCCGTTCCGTCGATCACCCCCAGCAATCCAGCCATCGCCGGCGGGACATTCAACTTTGTGGATTCGACCAAGCTGAATGCCGATCTGAGCGGCGCCATCGGGGGCGGCACCTTCAATCTGGGTGGCAACTCCAGAAGTACAGCCACCCAAGGCGGAGCCATCGATGGAGCCGTACTCAACCTGTCTGGCACAGCTGAGCTGCAAGCCACCACCGATCCGTCTGCGATCAACAACACCATTTTTAGCCTGGCGGACACCTCCAAGGTCTACATCAAGGCAAACGACGCCATCGCCAACAGCAGCTTCACGCTCAATGACAGCTCCGTCATCGAAGCCGAAAAGAGCCTGAAGGCCAACCTCCTTGAACTGAATGACAGCTCTACCCTGTATCTGCATGGCAACGCCGGGACCTATACGGCAACGAGCCTGACCGGCAACGGCGGCAGCATCGTGAACGCCGACAACTCCACCCGTGCAGGTCTCAGCCTGCTCGGCGACGGAACCGACAGAACCTACTCCTGGGCCGGTACCTTCGATGGCAACGCTCTGGAAATGACGGTGATGTTCAAGCGAGGTATCTGGAACTTTACCGGCGGTTCCAACGACACCACGACACTGATCCTCGAGGACAAGGCTCAGTTCACCGGCTACGGCACCCACGGTTCCATGAGCGCTCTGGCGGGCTCTACCATCGCGCCGGGCTTCAATACGCTGAGCGTCAATAACCTGGATTTTGAAGACGGAGCTCGCTATGTGGTGTCGGCCCGCGATGACGGTACCGCCAGCAAGCTGGAGGTGCGTGGGCAGCTCGAGCTGCAGGTCCCGCTGACCATTCATGTTGACGCTCAATCCGGCGCCTGGAGTACCGAGCAGTCGTACGACATCATCACCTGGAGCAGCAAGACCGGCGCGTACTTCAGCAACAGCAACGTAACCGCCAACTTCGCCTACCTGACCCCGACCGTGATTGAGCACGGCAGCAGCAAAAAGCTTGAGCTGAAACTGGTCCGCAACAGCAATAGCTCCGGCACCTTCGCCAGCCAGGCCCAGACGCCGAACCAGCGTGCCGTAGCCAACGCCGTCGAGGCGCTGCCCTCCGGCCACGCGGTCTACAACTACGTCGAGACCCTGCCGGCCGGCGCTCCGCCTGCGGCCTTCAACAGCCTGTCCGGCGAAGCCCACGCCAGCTTCCTAGCGGGTCTGCCGAACATCACCAGCCATGCCTACCGCCTGCCGCTGGCCAACCTGCGCAACAGCCTCAATGCCGGCCTGAACCCGGCGGCGGTCACCGCGCAAGTGGGCGGCACCCAGGGCTCCAGCGGCCTGCCGGCATTTGGCGACAAGCCGGCCTGGGTCGAGCTGGTGGGTAACTGGCAGAACGTCGACGGCGACAGCAACGCCGGTTCGCTGGATCAGAACAGCGTGGGCGTGTTCGCCGGCTACGACAACGATATCGGCAATGGTTGGTACCTGGGCGGCGCCCTGGGCTACACCCAGACCGACGCCGATGTCGGCAGCCGCGACAGCGAAGCCGACATTCACAGCTACAGCGCAACGCTGTACGGCGGCAAGGCTTTCGCCCTGGATGTCCAGCGTCAGCTGAACGTCCTAGGTGGCCTGTCGTACACCTATCACGACATCGACAGCGAGCGCAAAGTGCGCGCCCTGGACCAAAAGCTCACCGCAGGCTACGACGCCCACACCACCCAGGTGTTCGGCGAAGTGGGCTATCTGATCGGCAAGCCGGACGGTCGCTACGTCGAGCCGTTCGCCGGTCTGACCGTCAGCCACCTGGAAGTGGGTTCGTTCAAGGAGAAGGGCGGCAGCGCGGCGCTCAAGGGTGACAGCGATGACGACACCCAGGTGGTGTCCAGCCTCGGTGTACGCGGCCAGCTGCCCTACGAGTTCGGCAACTTCGGCGCCACGCTGCGTGGCTCACTGGCCTGGCAGCATGCTTTCGGCGACGAGCACATGGACGCCACCATGCGTTTCGTCGACGGCAGCCATGACTTCAACGTGCGTGGCGTGTCGCTGGAGCGCGACACCGCAGTGCTGGGCCTGGGCACGCAGCTCAACGTCAGCGCCAACGCCGCCGTGTCGCTGGACTACGAAGGCCGCTACGCCAGTGGTCTGCGCGAGCACAGCGCTTCGCTCAAGGCGCAGTGGAACTTCTGA
- a CDS encoding glutamine synthetase family protein, with protein sequence MQFANPQEARDFLAAHPEVRSIELMLIDANGIPRGKLLHRDELLAIYENGRPLPSSILSLTIQGEDVEESGLVWEVADADCWTYPIPGSLTLQPWRTVPTGQLQVSMHPTKGLPATPGDPRHVLARTVEALNADGYHPVMAVELEFYLLDKQRDASGRPQPALQMNGVRPQAPQVYGVYELEQLQPFLDDLYAACEVQGLPVRTAISEYAPGQLELTLEHRFDALQAVDEGVRYKRLVKGVANKHGLQACFMAKPFGDLAGSGLHMHVSLADAEGNNLMASEDPHGTPLLRHAIGGMMATLNDALAIFCPNANSFRRFQANSYAPLAKSWGVNNRTVSFRVPGGPANSRHVEHRICGADANPYLAAAAILAGIHHGIRNQIDPGEAIVGNGYEQARETLPTDWLTALRALENSSWAKQALGEDFLKVFLAIKWAEFRQFMGEVGEQDWRWYLHHA encoded by the coding sequence ATGCAATTCGCCAATCCCCAGGAAGCCCGTGACTTCCTCGCCGCCCACCCGGAAGTGCGCAGCATCGAGCTGATGCTGATCGACGCCAACGGCATCCCGCGCGGCAAGCTGCTGCACCGCGACGAGCTGCTGGCCATCTACGAGAACGGCCGGCCGCTGCCCAGTTCGATCCTCTCGCTGACCATCCAGGGTGAGGACGTGGAAGAAAGCGGCCTGGTCTGGGAAGTGGCCGACGCCGACTGCTGGACCTACCCCATCCCCGGCAGCCTGACCCTGCAGCCCTGGCGTACGGTGCCCACCGGCCAGCTACAGGTCAGCATGCATCCGACCAAGGGCCTGCCAGCCACCCCGGGCGACCCGCGCCACGTGCTGGCGCGCACCGTCGAGGCGCTGAACGCCGACGGCTACCACCCGGTGATGGCGGTGGAGCTGGAGTTCTACCTGCTGGACAAGCAGCGCGATGCCAGCGGCCGCCCGCAGCCGGCGCTGCAAATGAACGGCGTGCGCCCCCAGGCGCCGCAGGTGTACGGCGTGTACGAGCTGGAGCAGCTGCAGCCGTTCCTCGACGATCTCTACGCGGCCTGCGAGGTGCAGGGCCTGCCGGTGCGCACGGCGATCTCCGAATACGCCCCCGGCCAGCTGGAGCTGACCCTGGAACACCGTTTCGACGCCCTGCAGGCGGTAGATGAAGGCGTGCGCTACAAGCGCCTGGTCAAGGGCGTGGCCAACAAGCACGGACTGCAGGCCTGTTTCATGGCCAAACCGTTCGGCGACCTGGCCGGCAGCGGCCTGCACATGCACGTGTCGCTGGCCGATGCCGAGGGCAACAACCTGATGGCCTCAGAAGACCCGCACGGTACGCCGCTGCTGCGCCATGCCATCGGCGGCATGATGGCCACGCTCAACGACGCCCTGGCGATCTTCTGCCCCAACGCCAACTCCTTCCGCCGCTTCCAGGCCAACAGCTACGCGCCGCTGGCCAAGAGCTGGGGGGTGAACAACCGCACCGTATCGTTCCGCGTACCGGGCGGCCCGGCCAACAGCCGCCACGTCGAACACCGCATCTGCGGCGCCGATGCCAACCCATACCTGGCGGCCGCGGCGATCCTCGCCGGCATCCACCACGGCATCCGCAACCAGATCGACCCAGGCGAGGCCATTGTCGGCAACGGCTATGAACAGGCCCGCGAAACCCTGCCCACCGACTGGCTGACCGCCCTGCGCGCTCTGGAAAACTCCAGCTGGGCCAAGCAGGCGCTGGGTGAGGACTTCCTCAAGGTGTTCCTGGCGATCAAGTGGGCCGAGTTCCGTCAGTTCATGGGCGAAGTCGGCGAGCAGGACTGGCGCTGGTACCTCCATCACGCCTGA
- a CDS encoding aspartate aminotransferase family protein — translation MTASGISQAAVETFAARERERFLARNPKSVALAERARHSLYGGVPMHWMADWSTPVPLFVERAKGARFYDVDGHEYIDFCLGDTGTMFGHSPDPIAKAIAEQGNNGLTTMLPGEDAVVCGELLAERFGLPYWQVTATATDSNRYVLRWARAITGRKTLLVFDGCYHGTVDDVMVRHRDGQTVARSGLIGQAYDLTQYSRSIPFNDLEALEAALAKGDVCALLCEPAMTNIGMVLPDPGFLQKCRELTRKYGALLIIDETHTISTDIGGCTKLWNLDPDFFVVGKPIAGGVPCGIFGCSAAMAEAMTAARQRASENSHGHGHSGMGTTLSANALAMHCMRANLEQVMTPAAYAHMLPLARRLADGFRSLIAKYELKWSVTELGARSEFQFCPVSPKTGAEAEAAFHDELQMALHLYLINRGILITPFHNMTLCCPSTTAEDVDRLIATLDEALGELLAIPGARE, via the coding sequence ATGACTGCCAGTGGTATCAGCCAAGCCGCCGTGGAAACCTTCGCCGCTCGCGAGCGCGAGCGTTTCCTCGCTCGCAACCCGAAGTCCGTGGCCCTTGCCGAGCGCGCCCGCCACTCGCTGTACGGCGGCGTGCCAATGCACTGGATGGCCGACTGGTCGACACCGGTGCCACTGTTCGTCGAGCGCGCCAAGGGTGCGCGCTTCTATGACGTGGACGGTCACGAATACATCGACTTCTGCCTGGGCGACACCGGCACCATGTTCGGCCACTCGCCGGACCCGATCGCCAAGGCCATCGCCGAACAGGGCAACAACGGCCTGACCACCATGCTGCCGGGCGAAGACGCCGTGGTCTGCGGCGAGCTGCTGGCCGAGCGCTTCGGCCTGCCCTACTGGCAGGTGACGGCCACCGCCACCGACTCCAACCGCTACGTGCTGCGCTGGGCCCGGGCGATCACCGGGCGCAAGACCCTGCTGGTGTTCGACGGCTGCTACCACGGCACCGTGGATGACGTGATGGTGCGCCATCGCGATGGCCAGACCGTGGCCCGCTCCGGGCTGATCGGCCAGGCCTACGACCTGACCCAGTACAGCCGCTCGATCCCCTTCAACGACCTCGAGGCGCTGGAAGCCGCGCTGGCGAAAGGCGACGTCTGCGCCCTGCTCTGCGAGCCGGCGATGACCAACATCGGCATGGTCCTGCCCGACCCGGGCTTCTTGCAGAAGTGCCGCGAGCTGACCCGCAAGTACGGGGCGCTGCTGATCATCGACGAGACCCACACCATCTCCACCGATATCGGCGGCTGCACCAAACTGTGGAACCTCGACCCGGACTTCTTCGTGGTCGGCAAGCCGATTGCCGGCGGCGTGCCCTGCGGCATCTTCGGCTGCAGCGCGGCGATGGCCGAAGCCATGACCGCGGCGCGTCAGCGGGCCAGCGAGAACAGCCATGGCCACGGCCACAGCGGCATGGGCACCACGCTGTCGGCCAATGCCCTGGCCATGCACTGCATGCGCGCCAACCTGGAACAGGTGATGACCCCGGCCGCCTACGCGCACATGCTGCCGCTGGCCAGGCGCCTGGCCGACGGCTTCCGCTCTCTGATCGCCAAGTACGAGCTGAAGTGGTCGGTGACCGAGCTGGGCGCGCGCAGCGAGTTCCAGTTCTGCCCGGTATCGCCGAAGACCGGCGCCGAGGCCGAGGCCGCCTTCCACGACGAGCTGCAGATGGCCCTGCACCTGTACCTGATCAACCGCGGCATTCTGATCACCCCGTTCCACAACATGACCCTGTGCTGCCCGAGCACCACGGCGGAGGATGTGGACAGGCTGATCGCCACGCTGGACGAAGCACTGGGCGAGCTGCTGGCCATTCCCGGCGCGCGCGAGTAA
- a CDS encoding Tim44 domain-containing protein — translation MQRFLSIAMVLCLALTFSFEAHAKRFGGGKSFGSAPSHQTRQATPPAQQSAATPGRQQPAAAASGASRWLGPLAGLAAGGLLASMFMGDGFEGLQIMDFLIFGLIAFLIFRFLAARRARQQPQMAAAGAPYQREMPHAANAPAAGSNIFGARLAPAAPVINAPAWFNEQSFLAAGREHFMNLQQHWDANEMDKIAEFVTPQLLDFLKRERAELGDGFQSTYIDDLDVQLDGVDDNAEKTIATLTFSGVSKTSRFDQGEPFSESWRLERAQGDNQPWLIAGIRQN, via the coding sequence ATGCAGCGTTTCCTCAGTATCGCCATGGTTCTGTGCCTGGCGCTGACCTTCAGCTTCGAAGCCCACGCCAAGCGTTTTGGCGGTGGCAAATCCTTCGGCTCCGCTCCCAGCCACCAGACCCGCCAGGCCACCCCGCCGGCTCAACAGAGCGCAGCGACTCCCGGTCGTCAGCAACCTGCCGCTGCCGCCAGCGGTGCCTCGCGCTGGCTCGGCCCGCTGGCCGGTCTGGCCGCCGGCGGCCTGCTGGCCTCGATGTTCATGGGCGACGGTTTCGAAGGCCTGCAGATCATGGACTTTCTGATCTTCGGCCTGATCGCCTTCCTGATCTTCCGCTTCCTCGCCGCCCGTCGTGCTCGCCAACAGCCGCAAATGGCAGCTGCCGGTGCGCCCTACCAGCGTGAAATGCCACATGCCGCCAACGCTCCGGCCGCCGGCAGCAATATCTTTGGCGCTCGCCTGGCCCCGGCCGCACCGGTGATCAACGCCCCGGCCTGGTTCAACGAGCAAAGCTTCCTGGCCGCCGGCCGCGAGCACTTCATGAACCTGCAACAGCATTGGGATGCGAACGAGATGGACAAGATCGCCGAGTTCGTCACCCCGCAGCTGCTGGACTTTCTCAAGCGTGAGCGCGCCGAGCTGGGTGATGGCTTCCAGTCCACCTATATCGACGACCTCGACGTGCAGCTCGATGGCGTCGATGACAACGCCGAGAAGACCATCGCCACCCTGACCTTCAGCGGCGTGTCGAAGACCTCGCGCTTCGACCAGGGCGAACCGTTCAGCGAAAGCTGGCGCCTGGAGCGTGCCCAGGGCGACAACCAGCCCTGGCTGATCGCCGGCATTCGCCAGAACTGA
- a CDS encoding SMI1/KNR4 family protein: MEEVIEQLRELNEPVPVPLELPDEETLVEIQEQILIHLPFELREFLLKVSDVVYGRLEPVTAADPHSHTYLPEVASVAWDLGLPRDLVPLCQDGRDYYAVDVEGQVWLWDGDEGELTDESWDSVWHWCRDVWLES; encoded by the coding sequence GTGGAAGAAGTCATCGAACAGCTGCGCGAACTCAACGAGCCGGTCCCGGTACCGCTGGAGCTGCCGGACGAGGAAACCCTGGTGGAGATTCAGGAGCAGATCCTCATCCACCTGCCCTTCGAACTGCGCGAATTTCTGCTCAAGGTCAGCGACGTGGTCTATGGCCGTCTGGAGCCGGTGACCGCCGCCGACCCGCATTCGCATACCTACCTGCCGGAAGTGGCGTCAGTGGCCTGGGATCTTGGCCTGCCGCGCGACCTGGTGCCGCTGTGCCAGGACGGTCGCGACTATTACGCCGTGGATGTCGAGGGCCAGGTCTGGCTGTGGGACGGCGACGAAGGCGAGCTGACTGACGAGAGCTGGGATTCCGTCTGGCATTGGTGTCGCGACGTCTGGCTGGAAAGCTGA
- a CDS encoding GntR family transcriptional regulator, with the protein MSDNLQEQLYQRIREGLLAGRFQPGQALKIRDLAAEWGTSPMPVRAALQRLVAEGALEGEQQRSVRVPSMTRERYENIFQVRLALEGLAVELATPRLSSDDLALLRDCLRRMEVAIERRQVQDYLDANSQFHLYLYGACGNPVLLRSIESLWLQIGPFFNRLFTGADLSLRLNDFHEDAFAAIEAGDARAARQAVEQDLQYFARFLLNLLALEQGEV; encoded by the coding sequence ATGAGCGACAATCTGCAGGAGCAGTTGTACCAGCGTATTCGCGAGGGCCTGCTGGCTGGCCGTTTCCAGCCCGGGCAGGCATTGAAGATCCGTGATCTGGCGGCCGAGTGGGGTACCAGCCCGATGCCGGTGCGCGCCGCACTGCAGCGGCTGGTGGCCGAGGGGGCGCTGGAAGGCGAGCAGCAGCGATCGGTGCGCGTGCCGTCGATGACCCGGGAACGCTACGAAAACATCTTCCAGGTGCGCCTGGCGCTGGAAGGGCTGGCGGTGGAATTGGCCACGCCGCGCCTGAGCAGCGATGACCTGGCGCTGCTGCGAGATTGCCTGCGGCGCATGGAGGTGGCCATCGAGCGGCGTCAGGTGCAGGACTATCTCGACGCCAACAGCCAGTTCCACCTGTACCTGTATGGTGCCTGCGGCAACCCCGTGCTGCTGCGTTCGATCGAGTCGCTGTGGCTGCAGATCGGACCCTTCTTCAATCGGCTGTTCACGGGGGCCGATCTGTCGCTACGGCTCAATGACTTTCATGAAGATGCCTTCGCCGCCATCGAGGCCGGTGATGCCAGGGCGGCACGTCAGGCCGTGGAGCAGGATCTGCAGTATTTCGCGCGCTTTCTGCTGAACCTGCTGGCGCTGGAGCAGGGTGAGGTGTGA